CCTGCTCTGCCGCCTTCTGGTACCAGTAGGCGGCTTGTTGGTAATCTTGTAGCATGCCTCTGCCCTCGTAGTAGTATGCCTCTCCCAGAATGAATTGTGCGCCCGAATGACCCTGCTCTGCCGCTTTCTGGATCCAATAGACGGCTTTTTGGTAGTCCTCTAATGGAGCACTATAATACGTTAGCCCCAGGCTGAGTTGTGCCTCTGCATCCCCTTGCTCGGCGGCCTTGTGGTACCAGTACGCAGCCTTTTCTAGGTCTCTTGGTAGGCCCATGCCAAATTCATACAATATTCCTAGCGTTTTCTGTCCGTCCGCATAACCCTGTTCGGCCGCTTTGTAGCCCCAGTAGGCTGCCAATTCATAGTCCTGGGGTATGTGTATGCCACTTAGGTATTCACGTGCCAGTGAGTATTGTGCCTCGGCATCCCTTTGCTCGGCCTTTTGCTGTAGTGCTTCAAGTGCATCCATAGTTTTGCATGGCTTTACGATTGGTTTGTGGTGCTTCTCACTGATTTTGGCGGTTTTATTGCT
This genomic window from Bacteroidota bacterium contains:
- a CDS encoding sel1 repeat family protein; translated protein: MDALEALQQKAEQRDAEAQYSLAREYLSGIHIPQDYELAAYWGYKAAEQGYADGQKTLGILYEFGMGLPRDLEKAAYWYHKAAEQGDAEAQLSLGLTYYSAPLEDYQKAVYWIQKAAEQGHSGAQFILGEAYYYEGRGMLQDYQQAAYWYQKAAEQGNAKAQNRMGEMYYHVLGVPKDYKQAANWMEQAMNNGDWDAAAFWEEHELWKYH